A genomic segment from uncultured Erythrobacter sp. encodes:
- a CDS encoding amidohydrolase family protein, translated as MISAYLRAGLAVLTACLLAPFAPLAAQEVVFSNVRVFDGTADTLSAPTTVVVRGNVIAAIGPDAAPASPEATVIDGTGQTLMPGLIDNHVHMMFNSLAPAEMAAPDMSLEKVMALSAAQSRAMLLRGFTAVRDVGGPSFQLKRLIDSGKVMGPRIWPSGPMISQTSGHADLRGPDEPSRRFSGKMSKAEEIWASVVADGRDEVLTAVRENLRLGASQIKIAAGGGTSSEYDPLDVTQYTLDEMKAAVDAASDWNTYVTVHAYHPKSVRRAIEAGVKVIEHGNLLDEDTLKLMAEKGIWLSGQMLVDSTEAMDPKRREKRKPVIEGQKIVWPMAKRLGVKLAWGTDFLFEPDLNAQQNAYILRLKPYFTPAELLKLVTSGNAELLALSGPRTPYEGRLGVVEQGALADLILVRGDPLADIDLIGDPARNFTVIMKDGVIVKSAAE; from the coding sequence ATGATTTCGGCTTATCTACGCGCTGGCCTTGCCGTGCTGACCGCGTGCCTGCTGGCGCCTTTCGCGCCGCTCGCCGCACAGGAGGTGGTCTTCTCCAATGTCCGGGTGTTCGATGGCACCGCCGATACCCTTTCTGCGCCGACTACCGTGGTGGTGCGCGGCAATGTGATCGCCGCCATCGGGCCTGACGCCGCACCCGCCTCACCGGAAGCGACCGTGATCGACGGCACGGGGCAAACGCTGATGCCCGGCCTGATCGACAATCACGTCCACATGATGTTCAACAGCCTCGCACCCGCCGAAATGGCCGCGCCGGACATGAGCCTTGAGAAGGTCATGGCACTCTCCGCCGCGCAATCCAGGGCGATGCTGCTGCGCGGATTTACTGCGGTGCGCGATGTCGGCGGGCCCTCGTTCCAGCTGAAGCGCTTGATCGACAGCGGCAAGGTGATGGGCCCGCGCATCTGGCCGTCAGGGCCGATGATCTCGCAGACCTCGGGCCATGCCGACCTGCGCGGTCCGGACGAACCGTCGCGGCGGTTCTCGGGGAAAATGTCCAAGGCCGAGGAAATCTGGGCCAGCGTCGTCGCCGATGGGCGGGACGAGGTGCTGACCGCGGTGCGCGAGAACCTCAGGCTCGGCGCCAGCCAGATCAAGATCGCGGCCGGCGGCGGCACCAGTTCGGAGTACGACCCGCTCGACGTGACCCAGTACACGCTCGACGAGATGAAGGCGGCGGTGGACGCAGCCTCGGACTGGAACACCTATGTCACCGTCCACGCCTATCACCCCAAATCGGTGCGCCGCGCGATCGAGGCGGGGGTGAAGGTGATCGAGCATGGCAATCTGCTCGATGAAGATACGCTCAAGCTGATGGCGGAAAAGGGCATCTGGCTGTCAGGTCAAATGCTAGTCGATTCGACCGAGGCGATGGACCCCAAGCGGCGCGAGAAGCGCAAACCTGTGATCGAAGGGCAAAAGATCGTCTGGCCGATGGCGAAGCGGCTCGGCGTGAAGCTGGCGTGGGGCACGGACTTCCTGTTCGAGCCTGATCTCAACGCCCAGCAAAACGCCTATATCCTGCGGCTGAAGCCCTATTTCACGCCTGCCGAACTGCTCAAGCTGGTGACCTCGGGCAATGCCGAGCTGCTGGCCCTGTCCGGCCCGCGCACGCCTTATGAAGGGCGGCTGGGCGTGGTGGAGCAGGGCGCGCTCGCCGATCTCATTCTGGTGCGGGGTGATCCGCTGGCGGATATCGACCTGATCGGCGATCCGGCGCGCAATTTCACCGTCATCATGAAGGACGGGGTGATCGTGAAAAGCGCGGCGGAATGA
- the mutS gene encoding DNA mismatch repair protein MutS, with translation MMAQYLALREEAGDALLFYRMGDFFELFFEDARTAAQILDIALTTRGEHGGAPIPMCGVPVHSAEGYLARLIKAGCRVAIAEQVETPDEAKARAKREGTPSSKVLVGRAIVRLVTAGTLTEEALLEPRRANVLVALAELRGTVGIAAVDVSTGAMVLEECAADQLGAALARLSPSEIIIPEVPDASPRGSGDLRHSGALLNEVPAFAGTRDIIIYRPRSSFASDAGAERLKAVHGVATLDAFGDFSRAMLGAAGGLIAYLDHVGRGKLPLLLPPVARAAEAGMAMDAATRASLEILESTTGARAGSLIGAVDRCVTGAGSRLLAEDLSAPLLDVAQIEARLGLVQFWRDRPIERAQLREALRAIPDLGRALGRVVAGRGSPRDLGQLRDGLSEAMRLHHWLSGAPDRPALLDAVLAKLTGHGALTDWLTRALVPSPPTDRGSGGFIADGYDAALDELRATSGDARRAIAAMEARYRDETGIASLKIRHNGVLGYFIEVGARYADALMTPDSGFTHRQTMAGAVRFNSLKLHEEAARIAEAGGHALAAEESHFEELVAEVVAARHAIAATAAALARIDVAAGNAERASEADWCRPDIAEDAGLSITAGRHPVVEAALAKAGERFVANDCQLADTNRLWLIGGPNMGGKSTFLRQNALIVLLAQAGCFVPASAARVGLVDRLFSRVGAADNLARGRSTFMVEMVETAAILAQATPRSFVILDEVGRGTSTYDGLALAWAVAEAVHSKIRCRCLFATHYHELARLAETCEALSLHHVRAREWQGDLVLLHELADGPADRSYGLAVARLAGVPAPVVARAKAVLEKLEATRTATGGIAAGLGDLPLFAALAAEPAPPSPEQQLAQALRDADLDALTPREALDLLYEWKRALPKSVV, from the coding sequence ATGATGGCGCAATACCTCGCCCTGCGCGAGGAAGCGGGCGATGCGCTGCTGTTCTACCGGATGGGCGATTTCTTCGAATTGTTCTTCGAAGACGCACGCACGGCGGCCCAGATTCTCGACATTGCGCTGACCACCCGGGGCGAACATGGCGGCGCGCCGATCCCGATGTGCGGGGTGCCGGTGCATTCGGCGGAAGGCTATCTCGCGCGGCTGATCAAGGCGGGCTGCCGGGTCGCCATCGCCGAACAGGTCGAAACGCCCGACGAAGCCAAGGCGCGGGCCAAGCGCGAAGGCACGCCGTCCTCCAAGGTGCTGGTCGGTCGCGCGATTGTGCGGCTGGTGACAGCGGGGACGCTAACCGAGGAAGCGCTGCTCGAACCGCGCCGTGCGAACGTGCTGGTGGCGCTCGCGGAATTGCGCGGGACGGTGGGCATTGCTGCGGTGGATGTCTCCACCGGCGCGATGGTGCTGGAAGAATGCGCTGCCGATCAGCTCGGCGCGGCGCTGGCGCGGCTCTCCCCGAGCGAAATCATTATCCCCGAAGTGCCTGATGCGAGTCCCCGCGGAAGCGGGGACCTCAGGCACTCTGGCGCCCTGCTGAACGAGGTCCCCGCCTTCGCGGGGACTCGCGACATCATCATCTACCGCCCGCGCAGCTCTTTCGCCAGCGATGCCGGGGCTGAGCGGCTGAAGGCGGTGCATGGTGTAGCCACGCTCGATGCGTTCGGCGATTTCTCCCGCGCGATGCTGGGCGCGGCGGGCGGGTTGATCGCCTATCTCGACCATGTCGGACGCGGCAAGCTGCCGCTGCTGCTGCCCCCGGTGGCGCGCGCGGCCGAGGCGGGCATGGCGATGGATGCGGCGACGCGGGCGAGTCTCGAAATCCTTGAAAGCACCACCGGCGCGCGCGCGGGCAGCCTGATCGGCGCGGTGGATCGCTGCGTGACGGGCGCGGGATCGCGGCTTCTGGCGGAGGACTTGTCCGCGCCCCTGCTCGATGTGGCGCAGATCGAGGCACGGCTTGGGCTGGTGCAGTTCTGGCGCGACCGGCCGATTGAACGCGCGCAATTGCGTGAGGCCTTGCGCGCCATCCCTGATCTCGGCCGCGCGCTCGGGCGCGTGGTGGCGGGGCGCGGCTCTCCGCGCGATCTCGGCCAGTTGCGCGATGGGCTGTCCGAGGCGATGCGGCTGCACCATTGGCTGAGCGGTGCGCCGGATCGGCCTGCGCTGCTCGATGCCGTTCTGGCGAAACTCACCGGCCACGGCGCGCTGACCGATTGGCTGACGCGCGCGCTGGTGCCCTCACCCCCGACCGATCGCGGAAGCGGCGGCTTTATCGCTGACGGGTACGACGCCGCGCTCGACGAATTGCGCGCCACCTCCGGCGATGCGCGCCGCGCGATTGCGGCGATGGAAGCGCGCTACCGGGACGAAACCGGCATCGCCTCGCTCAAGATCCGCCACAATGGCGTGCTGGGCTATTTCATCGAAGTGGGCGCGCGCTATGCCGATGCGCTGATGACGCCCGACAGTGGCTTCACCCACCGTCAGACAATGGCAGGCGCGGTGCGGTTCAACTCGCTGAAGCTGCACGAGGAAGCCGCCCGCATCGCCGAGGCAGGGGGCCATGCGCTGGCGGCAGAAGAGTCGCATTTCGAGGAACTGGTCGCCGAAGTCGTCGCAGCGCGCCACGCCATCGCCGCCACCGCCGCCGCGCTCGCCCGGATCGATGTCGCCGCCGGCAATGCCGAGCGCGCCAGCGAAGCCGATTGGTGCCGCCCCGACATTGCCGAGGACGCAGGCCTTTCCATCACCGCCGGGCGTCATCCCGTGGTCGAAGCGGCACTCGCCAAGGCCGGTGAGCGGTTCGTGGCGAATGACTGCCAGCTGGCCGACACCAATCGCCTGTGGCTGATCGGCGGGCCGAACATGGGCGGCAAGTCCACCTTCCTGCGCCAGAACGCGCTGATTGTGTTGTTGGCGCAGGCGGGGTGCTTCGTCCCCGCGTCGGCGGCTCGTGTCGGCCTCGTCGACCGGTTGTTCAGCCGGGTGGGCGCGGCCGATAACCTCGCCCGGGGCCGTTCCACCTTCATGGTCGAAATGGTCGAGACCGCCGCCATTCTGGCGCAGGCCACCCCGCGCAGCTTCGTGATCCTTGATGAAGTGGGGCGCGGCACATCGACCTATGATGGCTTGGCGCTCGCCTGGGCGGTGGCCGAGGCGGTGCATTCCAAGATCCGCTGCCGGTGTCTGTTCGCGACCCATTACCACGAACTCGCGCGCCTGGCCGAAACCTGCGAGGCGCTGAGTCTCCACCATGTCCGCGCACGCGAATGGCAAGGCGATCTGGTGTTGCTGCACGAACTGGCCGACGGCCCGGCCGATCGCTCCTACGGCCTCGCGGTCGCGCGGTTGGCAGGGGTGCCGGCCCCGGTGGTCGCCCGCGCCAAAGCGGTGCTCGAAAAGCTCGAAGCCACCCGCACGGCCACCGGGGGCATCGCCGCAGGGCTGGGCGATCTGCCGCTCTTCGCCGCGCTGGCCGCCGAACCGGCACCCCCCTCACCCGAACAGCAACTCGCCCAGGCCCTGCGCGACGCCGATCTCGATGCGCTCACCCCGCGTGAGGCGCTCGACCTGCTTTATGAATGGAAGCGGGCACTGCCAAAATCCGTTGTCTGA
- a CDS encoding endonuclease/exonuclease/phosphatase family protein: MIRAGWLAAALALGGCVSYPDVPAPVAATPASGPVPATLSVMTYNLEGLTWPARTGRGPFLEAMTAEFARMEQAGVLPDVIVFQEAFSTAALRTATSTPHPHVALGPRAPTRSGLPKTRDPVLRKRNYLRGEWGIRFMGSGIAITSRYPIIASYSQPYGPTSCAGWDCLANKGVMLVRIAVPGLADPVEIATTHMNAQGASKAPPEKHLAAHNAQSAELADFLDRVSQVASPMVLAGDFNMRRSPARFDAFEQQNGYQLARRYCVEARADPALPPCDIRLSFDGDEPWFDTQDLQIYDDGARTLLRPVRIEAWFDGPDAGGKLSDHDAYVVTYALLPADKR, encoded by the coding sequence ATGATCCGCGCGGGCTGGCTGGCCGCCGCCCTGGCGCTGGGTGGGTGTGTGTCCTACCCCGATGTGCCTGCTCCGGTCGCGGCCACGCCTGCATCCGGTCCGGTCCCGGCGACGCTCAGCGTGATGACCTATAACCTCGAAGGCCTGACATGGCCCGCCCGCACCGGTCGTGGGCCGTTTCTCGAAGCGATGACCGCCGAATTTGCCCGGATGGAGCAGGCCGGTGTCCTGCCCGATGTGATCGTGTTTCAGGAGGCTTTCAGCACCGCCGCGCTGCGCACCGCCACCTCGACCCCGCACCCCCACGTCGCGCTCGGCCCGCGCGCGCCGACCCGTTCCGGCTTGCCCAAGACCCGCGATCCAGTGCTGCGCAAGCGCAACTATCTGCGCGGCGAATGGGGCATCCGCTTCATGGGCAGCGGCATCGCCATCACCTCGCGCTATCCGATCATCGCGTCCTATTCCCAGCCCTATGGCCCGACCTCCTGCGCGGGGTGGGATTGTCTGGCGAACAAGGGCGTGATGCTGGTGCGGATCGCGGTCCCCGGCCTTGCCGACCCCGTCGAGATCGCCACCACCCATATGAACGCGCAAGGCGCCTCCAAGGCCCCGCCCGAAAAGCACCTTGCCGCCCACAATGCCCAGTCAGCCGAGCTGGCCGACTTCCTTGACCGGGTGAGCCAGGTCGCCAGCCCGATGGTGCTGGCGGGTGACTTCAATATGCGCCGCAGCCCCGCACGGTTCGATGCTTTCGAGCAGCAGAATGGCTACCAACTGGCACGCCGCTATTGTGTCGAAGCCCGCGCCGATCCCGCCCTGCCGCCCTGCGACATCCGCCTGAGCTTCGATGGGGACGAGCCGTGGTTCGACACGCAGGACCTGCAAATCTACGATGACGGCGCGCGCACGTTACTGCGCCCAGTGCGGATCGAGGCGTGGTTTGACGGGCCGGACGCGGGCGGCAAGCTGTCGGATCACGACGCCTATGTGGTCACCTACGCGCTCCTGCCCGCCGACAAGCGTTGA
- a CDS encoding cob(I)yrinic acid a,c-diamide adenosyltransferase: MVKLNRIYTRTGDDGTTGLVDGSRCPKHSARINAMGLVDEANSAIGLAICALTDESQRALLTRVQNDLFDLGADLATPAEDDDFSPSEMVLRIVSSQPEWIEGQIDALNERLEPLTSFVLPGGSEAAARVHVARATTRAAERAMVELAAELPVNPAALAYINRLSDLLFVLARVANDDGRADVKWVPGANR, from the coding sequence ATGGTCAAGCTGAACCGCATTTACACCCGCACCGGGGATGACGGCACCACGGGCCTCGTCGATGGCTCGCGCTGTCCGAAGCATTCCGCCCGCATCAACGCGATGGGGCTGGTGGACGAGGCGAACAGCGCCATCGGGCTCGCCATCTGCGCGCTTACGGACGAAAGCCAGCGCGCGCTGCTGACGCGGGTGCAGAACGATCTGTTCGATCTTGGCGCGGACTTGGCCACCCCGGCCGAGGATGACGATTTCAGCCCGTCCGAAATGGTGCTGCGGATCGTATCTTCGCAGCCCGAATGGATCGAAGGGCAGATCGACGCGCTGAATGAACGGCTCGAACCGCTGACCAGTTTTGTCCTCCCCGGCGGGAGCGAAGCGGCAGCGCGCGTCCATGTCGCCCGCGCTACGACCCGTGCGGCAGAACGCGCGATGGTCGAGCTGGCCGCAGAGCTGCCGGTCAATCCGGCGGCGCTCGCCTATATCAACCGTCTGTCCGACCTCTTGTTCGTGCTCGCCCGCGTGGCGAATGACGATGGCCGCGCGGACGTGAAGTGGGTCCCCGGCGCTAATCGCTAG
- a CDS encoding NADP-dependent malic enzyme, protein MADENATPNKGGFTAREALFYHETIRPGKLEIVATKPMTSQRDLSLAYSPGVAVPVEAIAADPSLAARYTVKGNLVAVISNGTAILGLGNLGALASKPVMEGKAVLFKRFADVDSIDIELATEDPEAFINAVALMEPTFGGINLEDIKAPECFIIEAALRERMNIPVMHDDQHGTAIITAAGLLNACHITGRDFKDVKVVVNGAGAAAIACTALIKAMGVRHENVIMCDRSGPITPGREGVDQWKSAHAVATTATSLEEALVGADIFLGLSAAGALKPEWVRKMADKPIIFAMANPVPEIMPDEAKAVRPDAIIATGRSDFPNQVNNVLGFPFIFRGALDVQATTINEEMKVAAAHAIAELARRQVPEEVASAYGKNHKFGTDYIIPAPFDPRLIEVVSSAVAKAAMDSGVAQARIEDFEAYRIQLRSRLNPTTSVLSGVYEVAKANPKRMVFAEAEEEVVLRAAIQFRDFGYGTPILVGRTKAVLDKLHQLSVGDPGSFEIQNSADSEHVPAMVDYLYKRLQRRGYTERDVRRMVNQDRNVFASLLVALGHGDGIITGMTRTFAQTVREVNLVLDHKQGALPFGIHMMIGKNHTTFLADTTINERPNSAELAHIAKETAAVARRMGHEPRVAFLSYSTFGNPSGQWLTSIREAVAILDREDPGFEYEGEMAPDAALNPKVMALYPFSRLSGPANVLIMPGLQSANLSAKLLRELGSNATIGPMLIGMEKPVQIVPMTASVPDVLTLAVLAGAGIVG, encoded by the coding sequence ATGGCCGATGAGAACGCCACACCGAACAAGGGCGGCTTCACCGCGCGCGAGGCGCTGTTCTATCACGAGACGATCCGCCCCGGTAAGCTCGAGATCGTCGCCACCAAGCCGATGACCTCGCAGCGTGACCTCAGCCTCGCCTATTCGCCGGGTGTGGCCGTGCCGGTGGAAGCCATCGCCGCCGATCCGTCGCTCGCCGCGCGTTACACCGTCAAAGGCAATCTGGTCGCCGTGATCAGCAATGGCACCGCGATCCTCGGGCTGGGCAATCTCGGCGCGCTCGCCTCCAAGCCGGTGATGGAAGGCAAGGCGGTGCTGTTCAAGCGGTTCGCCGATGTGGATTCGATCGACATCGAACTCGCCACCGAAGACCCCGAAGCCTTCATCAACGCCGTCGCGCTGATGGAGCCGACCTTTGGCGGGATCAATCTTGAGGACATCAAGGCGCCGGAATGCTTCATCATCGAGGCGGCTCTGCGCGAGCGCATGAACATTCCCGTGATGCACGACGACCAGCACGGTACTGCGATCATCACGGCGGCTGGCCTGCTCAACGCCTGTCACATCACGGGCCGCGACTTCAAGGACGTCAAGGTGGTGGTCAACGGCGCGGGCGCGGCGGCGATTGCCTGCACCGCGCTGATCAAGGCGATGGGCGTGCGCCACGAAAACGTGATCATGTGCGACCGTTCCGGCCCGATCACGCCGGGCCGCGAAGGAGTCGACCAGTGGAAGAGCGCGCACGCAGTCGCCACCACCGCGACCAGTCTTGAAGAAGCGCTGGTGGGCGCGGACATCTTCCTCGGCCTGTCGGCTGCCGGTGCGCTGAAGCCCGAATGGGTGCGCAAGATGGCGGACAAGCCGATCATCTTTGCAATGGCCAACCCCGTCCCGGAAATCATGCCGGACGAAGCCAAGGCGGTCCGCCCTGATGCGATCATCGCCACCGGGCGCAGCGATTTCCCCAATCAGGTCAACAACGTGCTGGGCTTCCCCTTCATCTTCCGCGGCGCGCTGGATGTGCAGGCGACCACGATCAATGAAGAAATGAAGGTTGCCGCCGCCCACGCCATCGCGGAACTCGCGCGCCGTCAGGTGCCCGAGGAAGTGGCGAGCGCCTATGGCAAGAACCACAAGTTCGGCACCGATTACATCATCCCCGCCCCGTTCGACCCGCGTCTGATCGAGGTCGTGTCCTCCGCCGTCGCCAAGGCGGCAATGGATTCGGGCGTGGCGCAGGCGCGGATCGAGGATTTCGAGGCCTACCGCATCCAGCTGCGCAGCCGCCTCAACCCGACCACTTCGGTGCTGAGCGGCGTTTATGAAGTCGCCAAGGCGAACCCCAAGCGGATGGTCTTTGCCGAAGCGGAAGAAGAAGTGGTGCTGCGCGCCGCGATTCAGTTCCGCGATTTCGGTTATGGCACGCCGATCCTGGTCGGCCGCACCAAGGCGGTGCTCGACAAGCTGCATCAGCTATCGGTCGGCGATCCGGGCAGCTTTGAAATCCAGAACTCGGCCGATAGCGAGCACGTGCCCGCGATGGTCGATTACCTCTACAAGCGGCTCCAGCGGCGCGGTTATACCGAGCGTGATGTGCGGCGCATGGTCAATCAGGACCGCAACGTCTTCGCTTCGCTGCTGGTCGCACTCGGCCATGGCGACGGGATCATCACCGGCATGACCCGCACCTTTGCGCAGACCGTGCGCGAGGTGAACCTGGTGCTCGATCACAAACAGGGCGCGCTGCCGTTCGGCATCCACATGATGATCGGCAAGAACCACACCACCTTCCTCGCCGATACGACGATCAACGAGCGGCCCAATTCCGCAGAACTCGCCCATATTGCCAAGGAAACCGCTGCGGTTGCCCGGCGCATGGGGCATGAACCGCGCGTGGCGTTCCTCAGCTATTCGACCTTCGGTAACCCCTCGGGCCAGTGGCTGACTTCGATCCGCGAGGCGGTGGCGATTCTCGACCGGGAGGATCCGGGCTTCGAATATGAAGGCGAAATGGCGCCTGACGCCGCCCTCAATCCCAAGGTGATGGCGCTGTACCCGTTCAGCCGCCTGTCTGGCCCGGCCAACGTCCTGATCATGCCGGGGCTGCAATCCGCGAACCTGTCGGCCAAGCTGCTGCGCGAATTGGGCAGCAATGCCACCATTGGCCCGATGCTGATCGGGATGGAAAAGCCGGTGCAGATCGTGCCGATGACCGCCAGCGTGCCCGATGTGCTGACGCTCGCCGTGCTGGCGGGCGCGGGCATTGTGGGATGA
- the trmB gene encoding tRNA (guanosine(46)-N7)-methyltransferase TrmB → MTAFKEGDPTTIARLYGRSVGKKLRKYQQGLVDTLLPQISVPAEGPVTSETLFGDQRPLHFEIGFGGGEHLAYRADLLPDHGFIGAEPFVNGVAQALTHVADQRLANIRLHHGDALEVLQRIPDGALTMAYLLHPDPWPKARHAKRRMVNDGPIKLLAAKMKPGGEFRFGTDHDVYLRHALMVMQRHTDLFEWVVEKPSDWQVRPSGWPETRYEHKARTVYGHEVWYFRFRRR, encoded by the coding sequence ATGACAGCGTTCAAGGAAGGCGATCCGACCACCATTGCGCGGCTTTATGGCCGCTCTGTCGGGAAGAAGTTGCGCAAGTATCAGCAGGGGTTGGTCGATACCCTCCTGCCGCAGATTTCTGTGCCTGCCGAAGGCCCGGTCACATCCGAAACCCTGTTCGGCGACCAGCGCCCGCTGCATTTCGAGATCGGCTTCGGCGGCGGTGAGCATCTCGCCTACCGCGCCGATCTGCTGCCTGATCACGGCTTCATCGGCGCGGAGCCCTTCGTCAACGGTGTGGCGCAGGCGCTGACCCATGTGGCCGACCAGCGCCTCGCCAATATCCGGTTGCATCATGGCGACGCGCTGGAGGTGCTCCAGCGCATCCCCGATGGCGCACTGACGATGGCCTATCTGCTGCATCCCGACCCTTGGCCCAAGGCGCGCCATGCCAAGCGGCGGATGGTCAACGACGGCCCGATCAAACTGCTCGCCGCCAAGATGAAACCGGGCGGCGAGTTCCGGTTCGGCACCGATCACGACGTCTATCTGCGCCATGCGCTGATGGTGATGCAGCGCCACACCGACCTGTTCGAGTGGGTGGTCGAGAAACCGTCGGACTGGCAGGTGCGCCCCTCCGGCTGGCCCGAGACGCGATACGAGCACAAGGCCCGCACGGTCTACGGGCATGAGGTGTGGTACTTCCGGTTCCGACGGCGCTAA
- a CDS encoding helix-turn-helix transcriptional regulator, with product MTTPSPVCAEALSDKELEVLRLLAAGHTVKSIAARLDRSEASINERLREARRKTGLGSSRELARLLDAQKIWDRKIDLSPGEPSAEEPSVPRRKGFEWTKGKIAMLTLLPAAAALGLALAAGNATPEAAGTAQAATAAPVSGTPLTGRWSLDVAKIPEEERPRAVTIAFSPAPEGRWHTVVMIESPDGALQKAESTAALDGVAVPVTGSMGGIDSVSLRQPEAGTLVMTLGKDGKRVSTRVYTVAGDGRTMTETIVWAAEGMPDIVTTTFNRIS from the coding sequence ATGACGACCCCGTCCCCAGTTTGTGCCGAGGCGCTTTCCGACAAGGAGCTTGAAGTCCTGCGCCTGCTGGCGGCGGGGCACACGGTGAAGTCGATTGCTGCCCGGCTGGATCGTTCGGAAGCCTCGATCAACGAACGGCTGCGCGAGGCGCGGCGCAAGACGGGGTTGGGCAGTAGCCGCGAGTTGGCGCGGCTGCTTGATGCCCAGAAAATCTGGGACAGGAAAATCGATCTGTCCCCCGGCGAACCTTCCGCAGAGGAACCGTCCGTGCCCCGCCGAAAGGGGTTCGAATGGACGAAAGGAAAGATCGCCATGCTCACCTTGCTCCCCGCCGCCGCCGCCCTCGGGCTCGCGCTTGCTGCCGGTAATGCCACCCCGGAGGCTGCCGGAACTGCGCAGGCCGCCACGGCTGCTCCGGTCAGCGGAACGCCGCTGACCGGGCGCTGGTCGCTCGATGTGGCGAAAATCCCGGAGGAGGAACGACCGCGCGCAGTTACAATCGCCTTCTCGCCTGCCCCTGAGGGGCGCTGGCACACGGTGGTTATGATCGAGAGCCCCGACGGCGCGCTACAAAAGGCCGAATCGACCGCTGCGTTGGATGGCGTGGCGGTGCCGGTGACGGGATCGATGGGGGGTATCGACTCGGTGTCGCTGCGCCAACCGGAAGCCGGAACGCTGGTGATGACGCTCGGCAAGGACGGCAAGCGCGTTTCGACGCGGGTCTATACCGTGGCCGGGGATGGGAGGACGATGACAGAAACCATCGTTTGGGCCGCCGAGGGGATGCCGGACATCGTGACGACGACCTTCAACCGCATAAGCTGA
- a CDS encoding DUF892 family protein has product MTITTLKDLYVDQLQDLYSANRQAIQVTRELKEAASSAQLRKALTAGVDGIEEGMDHLKTLIENHDANPRGEHCKGMEGLAAEARAHGVEADFADEDVRDASIIAQYQRMTHYGISGYGTAAAFARRLGLENDASVLAQCLEDTRSGDTHMTQIASGEVNPAAAEA; this is encoded by the coding sequence ATGACCATCACGACGCTCAAGGATCTTTACGTCGATCAGTTGCAGGACCTCTACAGCGCCAATCGCCAGGCCATTCAGGTCACGCGCGAGCTGAAGGAAGCCGCCAGCTCGGCCCAGCTGCGCAAGGCGCTGACCGCAGGCGTGGACGGGATCGAGGAGGGTATGGATCACCTCAAGACCCTGATCGAAAACCACGACGCCAACCCGCGCGGCGAACATTGCAAGGGCATGGAAGGCCTCGCCGCTGAAGCGCGCGCGCATGGGGTCGAGGCCGATTTTGCGGATGAGGATGTCCGCGATGCCTCGATCATCGCGCAGTACCAGCGCATGACCCACTACGGCATCTCGGGCTATGGCACGGCGGCGGCGTTCGCGCGGCGGCTCGGGCTGGAGAATGACGCCAGTGTCTTGGCGCAGTGTCTCGAAGACACCCGCAGCGGCGACACACACATGACGCAGATCGCGTCGGGCGAGGTCAACCCCGCCGCTGCCGAAGCGTAA
- a CDS encoding 3-hydroxyacyl-CoA dehydrogenase NAD-binding domain-containing protein, with protein MRTIAVIGAGQMGTGIAQTIAANGMNVMLTDVDLARAEAGKANVEKALVKLMGRGKIETAEAESLLARITPVADYAPFAEADLIIEAATEREEIKNAIFANAGKVLSAGAIMASNTSSIPITRMANHSPDPARFIGLHFFNPVPVMGLIEVIPGLATAQDTTDRVTAFARGLGKEVVLSQDEPGFVVNRILLPMINEAVFVLGQSTAGIEDIDKGCRLGLNHPMGPLQLADFVGLDTCLDIINVLYTTTRDSKYRAAPLLVKYVEAGWLGRKTGRGFYDYTGEVPVPTR; from the coding sequence ATGCGCACCATCGCCGTCATCGGGGCCGGACAAATGGGCACCGGCATCGCCCAGACGATTGCCGCCAACGGCATGAACGTGATGCTGACCGATGTTGACCTCGCCCGCGCAGAAGCTGGGAAGGCCAATGTCGAAAAGGCGTTGGTCAAGCTGATGGGCCGCGGCAAGATCGAGACAGCGGAGGCCGAAAGCCTGCTCGCGCGCATCACCCCCGTCGCCGATTACGCCCCTTTCGCAGAGGCCGACCTCATCATCGAAGCCGCGACCGAGCGGGAGGAGATCAAGAACGCAATCTTCGCAAACGCCGGCAAGGTGCTTAGCGCGGGCGCGATCATGGCGTCGAACACCTCGTCGATCCCGATCACGCGGATGGCCAACCATTCGCCCGATCCGGCGCGGTTCATCGGGCTCCATTTCTTCAATCCGGTGCCCGTCATGGGCCTGATTGAAGTCATCCCCGGCCTCGCGACTGCGCAGGACACAACCGACCGCGTCACCGCTTTCGCGCGCGGGTTGGGCAAGGAAGTGGTGCTTAGCCAGGACGAACCCGGCTTCGTCGTCAACCGCATCCTGCTGCCGATGATCAACGAAGCGGTGTTCGTGCTTGGTCAGAGCACGGCCGGGATCGAGGATATCGACAAGGGCTGCCGCCTTGGCCTCAACCACCCGATGGGGCCGCTGCAACTCGCCGATTTCGTCGGGCTCGACACCTGCCTGGACATCATCAACGTGCTCTACACCACCACCCGCGACAGCAAGTATCGCGCGGCGCCGCTGCTGGTGAAGTATGTCGAAGCCGGTTGGCTCGGCCGCAAGACCGGGCGCGGGTTCTACGATTACACGGGCGAGGTTCCGGTTCCCACCCGTTGA